The uncultured Methanoregula sp. genomic sequence GGAACGAACGCGTAAAAAGCCCCCTCGGGGACCGGGAACGTATATCCGAGCCGGGAAAGACCGGTGCAGATAAGATCCCGGCGTGCCTGGTACTCGTCGCGCATGACCCCGACCATATGCTGGTCGCCTTCGTAGGCAGCGAGTGCCGCGTACTGCGAGATGGAGGTGGCGCAGGCCTGGCAGTACTGGTGGACCTTGAGACACTGCCCGATAACTTCTGGCGGGGCCGCGAGGTACCCGAGCCTCCAGCCGGTCATGGCATAGGTCTTGCTCGTGGCATTGATGGTGATCACGTTCTCGCCAAACGAGCCGGCACTCCAGTGCTTTTTCCCGTAAATGAAATGTTCATACACCTCGTCGGAGAGCACCATGACACCCTTATCATGAGCATATTCGACCAGCGCCCGGATGGACTCCTTTGACTCGACTGCCCCGGTCGGGTTACCGGGGGAATTGATGACCAGGAGTTTTGAACCTGCCATCTGCTCCTTTGCCGCCTCGACATTGATATGGAGGCTTTCTGTCAGGGGGAGACTAACCGGCCGGCCGCCGGCAATGGTCGCAAGGGCGGAATAAGAGACGAACCCGGGGTCCGGGCAGAGCACCCGGTCGCCTTCCCGGAGAAGTGCCTGCATCACGATATGAAGTGCCTCGCTTGCACCGGCAGTCACGATGATGTGATCCTCCGGGTAGTCAAGCTTGTTTTCGGATTTGAATTTCCGGCTGACTGCCTGCCGGAGTTCCGGAATACCAGGGCCCGGCGTATAACCGGTCTTTCCTTCCTCTATGGCCCGGATTGCTGCGTCCTTGATATGCTGCGGGGTATCAAAATCGGGCTGGCCCAGGCCGAGATTGATGGAGCCGGGACCTGCCGACTCAAAGATCTTGCGGATACCGGAGATCTCGATCCCGAGAACCCGGTCTGAAAACTGTATTCCCATATGCTGCTCCTTTCTGGATTACTCGATATTGGTATGCCTGTTTTTCAGGGCCGATTCATCGGTCTTCGTGATCTCCATCATCCTCGAGATGATGGCATCTGCAAAGATCATGGATGCTGTCTCAAAGAGCGTGCCGAGCGGGGCAAAAGACTTGTGCTCACCCATCATCTGCCGGATCTCGAACTCAGCGGCATCGTCAGAGACATCGTCCCGCTGGTGCTCGATGATGACAATGCAGTCAGAGATTTTGCCTATCCGGGAATCCGCGTTCGAGCTGATGAGGCAGATGTGGGCCCCGATGCCTTTTGCAGTCTCGGCAATATCGGCTACCGTCTTGGTCCTGCCCGAGCCGGAGAAGATAACCATCATGTCGCCGGAATTCATGGCGGGCGTGATAGTCTCCCCGACAACATACGCATGGAGACCCAGGTGCATCAGGCGCATGGCAAAGGCCTTTGCAACAAGTCCCGACCTGCCTGCGCCGATCACGTAAATCCTTTTTGCGAGAAGGAGTTCTTCAATGAATTTGTCGCAGTCCTTAGCGGAAAGGGCATTTGCTACTGCTCGGATCTTTGATGCCATCAGGAGCATCATTTCCTGTACCCGGTGCTTCTCCATGCTACTCGCTAAAAGGATGCATTCACAAAGTAGATGAGAATTTCGCATAGCGGTATTCCGGACCCGGTTGCACCGGGAAGGATCTTTAAGGATTGTTGACAAAACAGTAGTACGTGAAAGCGCCGCTCATAAAATGGGCCGGGGGAAAACGGCAGCTGCTGGTGGAGCTCAATGCCCGGCTACCCCTGCGATGGAATACCTATTTTGAGCCGTTCATCGGCGGCGGTGCCCTTCTTGTTGACCTTGAGAACCGCGGGCTCTTGTCCGGTGCTGTCATCTCGGATCTCAACCGGGAACTCATTAACCTGTACCGGGCCACAAAGACAAGGCCGGATCAGTTGATCGAAGAACTCTCACGGGATGACCTCGTCAATGAGAAAGAATCCTACCGGCAGCTCAAAGCAGAATTCAACAGCCTGGTCAGATCCAATAAAGACCGGATACGGAGAGCCGCACTGCTCGTGTACCTCAACAAGCACGGGTACAACGGGCTCTGGCGGGTGAACCGCAAAGGCGAGTTCAATGTCCCGTTCGGCCACCATGCCAAAAAAAGCCTGCCATCAGAGACCGCCATCAGGAAATTCCATTCCCTGCTCCAGAAGGTTACGATACGGCATACGGATTTTGAAACAACCGTAAAGCCGGCAAAGAACGGCGATTTTGTGTATTTCGATCCTCCGTACCACCCGGTCTCGAAGACCGCGAATTTTACCGATTACCATGCATCGGGATTCCGGTTCGGCGACCAGGAACGCCTTGCAAAAACGTTCAGGAAACTCGCCGACAAGGGAGTGTACGTGATGCTGAGCAATTCCAATGTGCCGGCAATTAAGGAACTGTATGAGGGTTTTTCCATTGCCACCGTCCCGGCAAAACGCTATATCAACTGCAATGGCGAACGGAGAAGCGGCACGTTCGAGATTATTGTGACCAGTTACTGATGGCCCGGAACACGTGTTTTTTATTATTTTTGAGATCTGTTGAAATCCTTAAGAGAATCAAGCAGTTGCTCTTGGGGGCTCCGGCACATCATGCTTCCGCCCCCGCACGCTAGAGGCATCCCCCAGGAATGATATTCACTCAGATGGTTGAATAAAACTCAAAAAACGGAAGGGGGGGTCAAGGGGATGCTCCCAGTAACCCCAATATTTGTTTTGAGGATGGCCTTTTATCACTGAACCGCTGCGAGGGCGCCCTGTCGGGGGCGGCGGCTACCTCACGTATTCTTCCCGGCCGCGTACCGTTCAATCTCCCCGTACGC encodes the following:
- a CDS encoding pyridoxal phosphate-dependent aminotransferase, whose protein sequence is MGIQFSDRVLGIEISGIRKIFESAGPGSINLGLGQPDFDTPQHIKDAAIRAIEEGKTGYTPGPGIPELRQAVSRKFKSENKLDYPEDHIIVTAGASEALHIVMQALLREGDRVLCPDPGFVSYSALATIAGGRPVSLPLTESLHINVEAAKEQMAGSKLLVINSPGNPTGAVESKESIRALVEYAHDKGVMVLSDEVYEHFIYGKKHWSAGSFGENVITINATSKTYAMTGWRLGYLAAPPEVIGQCLKVHQYCQACATSISQYAALAAYEGDQHMVGVMRDEYQARRDLICTGLSRLGYTFPVPEGAFYAFVPMKPAVTQKVIEAGVVVVPGTAFGVNAPEYTRFSYANSRENLNRALDRIKEATGE
- the hxlB gene encoding 6-phospho-3-hexuloisomerase, whose translation is MEKHRVQEMMLLMASKIRAVANALSAKDCDKFIEELLLAKRIYVIGAGRSGLVAKAFAMRLMHLGLHAYVVGETITPAMNSGDMMVIFSGSGRTKTVADIAETAKGIGAHICLISSNADSRIGKISDCIVIIEHQRDDVSDDAAEFEIRQMMGEHKSFAPLGTLFETASMIFADAIISRMMEITKTDESALKNRHTNIE
- a CDS encoding DNA adenine methylase; translation: MKAPLIKWAGGKRQLLVELNARLPLRWNTYFEPFIGGGALLVDLENRGLLSGAVISDLNRELINLYRATKTRPDQLIEELSRDDLVNEKESYRQLKAEFNSLVRSNKDRIRRAALLVYLNKHGYNGLWRVNRKGEFNVPFGHHAKKSLPSETAIRKFHSLLQKVTIRHTDFETTVKPAKNGDFVYFDPPYHPVSKTANFTDYHASGFRFGDQERLAKTFRKLADKGVYVMLSNSNVPAIKELYEGFSIATVPAKRYINCNGERRSGTFEIIVTSY